The following are from one region of the Streptomyces fradiae genome:
- a CDS encoding isochorismatase family protein has protein sequence MHRALIVVDVQNDFCEGGSLAVAGGADVAAAVTELIGAAGGAGYQHVVATRDHHVEPGPHFSDHPDYLTSWPRHCVAGTEGVGFHPNFAPAVASGAIDAVFDKGAYEAAYSGFEGRDENGSTLADWLHARKVTEVDVVGIATDHCVRATALDAAREGFRTHVLLDLTAGVAKESTDRALDELRAAGVELTGKPVVAP, from the coding sequence ATGCACCGCGCATTGATCGTTGTGGACGTTCAGAACGACTTCTGCGAGGGCGGCAGCCTCGCGGTGGCGGGGGGCGCCGATGTCGCCGCCGCCGTGACCGAGCTGATCGGGGCGGCGGGCGGCGCCGGGTACCAGCACGTGGTGGCCACCCGCGACCACCACGTGGAGCCGGGTCCGCACTTCTCGGACCACCCGGACTACCTGACCTCGTGGCCGCGGCACTGCGTGGCCGGCACCGAGGGCGTCGGGTTCCACCCGAACTTCGCGCCCGCCGTCGCCAGCGGCGCGATCGACGCGGTCTTCGACAAGGGCGCCTACGAGGCGGCGTACAGCGGCTTCGAGGGCCGGGACGAGAACGGCAGCACCCTCGCCGACTGGCTGCACGCCCGCAAGGTCACCGAGGTGGACGTGGTCGGCATCGCGACCGACCACTGCGTCCGGGCGACCGCCCTGGACGCGGCCCGCGAGGGCTTCCGCACCCATGTGCTGCTCGATCTGACGGCCGGGGTCGCGAAGGAGTCCACCGACCGGGCCCTGGACGAGCTGCGCGCGGCGGGCGTCGAGCTGACCGGAAAGCCGGTCGTCGCCCCGTAA
- a CDS encoding immune inhibitor A domain-containing protein, which yields MTNRRRAFRASAVVVALAATAATASTFTAWADTTTPAQAATAARANAADKTTVDHDLDGPYSKQQAAQRQAAIEQVLNGETKVESRHGSKVVKLDSKKYVELAREKTDKIFTILVEFGDQVDNTTLVDRKDDDTTELKPKYGGEPGPLHNSIAQPDRSKDNSTAWQADYNQQHFQDLYFGTGKDKKGQPKQSLKTYYEKTSSGRYSVDGAVSDWVKVPYNEARYGSNYCGQTNCANVWDTVRDGLVAWNADQKAKGKTDAEIKATLAQYDQWDRYDFDGDGNFNEPDGYIDHFQIVHAGEDESAGGGVEGTNALWAHRWYAYGTDAGKTGPANNKAGGTQIGDSGIWVGDYTMQPENGGLGVFAHEYGHDLGLPDNYDTSGGENSTGFWDLMSSGSWLGTGKDSIGDLPGDMSAWDKLQLGWLNYAKVNDWQRGTKTTHKLGVSAYNTKNPQALVVELPKKQVTTDIVAPAEGATQWWSDMGDDLKNTLTRSVDLTGKTSASLELQGWYDIELDYDYLYTEVSTDGGANWTAVDGTADGVAIPKDASGAPALTDVSGAHKKLVYNLDAYAGKKFDLRFRYQTDGGAGGKGFTADAITLTADGAAVFSDNAENGDNGWVAKGFSRVGKGFTKEYEQYYIAENRQYVSYDKTLKVGPYNFGFTGDKASWVEHYPYQNGLLIWKWDLSQKDNNTSQHPGVGRILPIDAHPSPLKWRDGSLMRNRVQAYDSPFSISRTDGFQLHNKGEATWVPSQAGNRVFDDHKGVYWFAENPRAGVQVTDTNTQIRVVKEPKNGQTITVQVGPSVK from the coding sequence GTGACCAACAGACGACGGGCGTTCCGCGCGTCCGCAGTCGTGGTGGCCCTCGCCGCCACGGCCGCGACCGCATCGACCTTCACCGCGTGGGCGGACACGACCACCCCCGCGCAGGCCGCCACCGCGGCCCGGGCCAACGCCGCTGACAAGACCACCGTCGACCACGACCTCGACGGTCCGTACAGCAAGCAGCAGGCTGCGCAGCGGCAGGCCGCCATCGAGCAGGTGCTCAACGGCGAGACCAAGGTCGAGAGCCGCCACGGCTCCAAGGTGGTCAAGCTCGACAGCAAGAAGTACGTCGAGCTGGCCCGCGAGAAGACCGACAAGATCTTCACCATCCTCGTCGAGTTCGGCGACCAGGTGGACAACACCACCCTGGTCGACCGCAAGGACGACGACACCACCGAGCTCAAGCCGAAGTACGGCGGCGAGCCCGGCCCGCTCCACAACTCCATAGCCCAGCCCGACCGGTCGAAGGACAACTCGACCGCCTGGCAGGCGGACTACAACCAGCAGCACTTCCAGGACCTGTACTTCGGCACCGGCAAGGACAAGAAGGGCCAGCCGAAGCAGTCCCTGAAGACCTACTACGAGAAGACCTCGTCCGGCCGCTACTCGGTCGACGGCGCCGTCTCCGACTGGGTCAAGGTCCCGTACAACGAGGCCCGATACGGCTCCAACTACTGCGGTCAGACCAACTGCGCCAACGTGTGGGACACCGTGCGCGACGGTCTCGTCGCCTGGAACGCCGACCAGAAGGCCAAGGGCAAGACCGACGCCGAGATCAAGGCGACGCTGGCGCAGTACGACCAGTGGGACCGCTACGACTTCGACGGCGACGGCAACTTCAACGAGCCCGACGGCTACATCGACCACTTCCAGATCGTCCACGCGGGCGAGGACGAGTCGGCCGGCGGCGGCGTCGAGGGCACCAACGCCCTGTGGGCCCACCGTTGGTACGCCTACGGCACGGACGCCGGCAAGACCGGCCCGGCGAACAACAAGGCCGGCGGAACCCAGATCGGCGACTCGGGCATCTGGGTCGGCGACTACACGATGCAGCCGGAGAACGGCGGCCTCGGCGTCTTCGCACACGAGTACGGCCACGACCTCGGTCTGCCGGACAACTACGACACCTCCGGCGGCGAGAACTCGACCGGCTTCTGGGACCTGATGTCCTCCGGTTCCTGGCTCGGCACCGGCAAGGACTCGATCGGCGACCTCCCCGGCGACATGAGCGCCTGGGACAAGCTGCAGCTCGGCTGGCTGAACTACGCCAAGGTCAACGACTGGCAGCGCGGCACCAAGACCACGCACAAGCTGGGCGTCTCGGCGTACAACACCAAGAACCCGCAGGCGCTCGTCGTCGAGCTGCCGAAGAAGCAGGTCACCACCGACATCGTGGCTCCCGCCGAGGGCGCCACGCAGTGGTGGAGCGACATGGGTGACGACCTCAAGAACACCCTGACCCGCTCCGTCGACCTGACCGGCAAGACCTCGGCCTCCCTGGAGCTCCAGGGCTGGTACGACATCGAGCTGGACTACGACTACCTCTACACCGAGGTGTCGACGGACGGCGGCGCCAACTGGACCGCCGTGGACGGCACCGCCGACGGCGTGGCCATCCCGAAGGACGCCTCCGGCGCCCCGGCGCTGACCGACGTCTCCGGCGCGCACAAGAAGCTCGTCTACAACCTGGACGCGTACGCGGGCAAGAAGTTCGACCTCCGCTTCCGCTACCAGACGGACGGCGGCGCGGGCGGCAAGGGCTTCACCGCCGACGCCATCACGCTGACCGCCGACGGTGCCGCCGTCTTCTCGGACAACGCCGAGAACGGTGACAACGGCTGGGTCGCCAAGGGCTTCTCGCGGGTCGGCAAGGGCTTCACGAAGGAGTACGAGCAGTACTACATCGCGGAGAACCGCCAGTACGTGTCGTACGACAAGACCCTCAAGGTCGGTCCGTACAACTTCGGCTTCACCGGCGACAAGGCCAGCTGGGTCGAGCACTACCCGTACCAGAACGGGCTGCTGATCTGGAAGTGGGACCTGTCCCAGAAGGACAACAACACCTCCCAGCACCCGGGTGTCGGCCGGATCCTCCCGATCGACGCTCACCCGAGCCCGCTGAAGTGGCGTGACGGCAGCCTGATGCGCAACCGCGTCCAGGCGTACGACTCGCCGTTCAGCATCTCCCGCACGGACGGCTTCCAGCTGCACAACAAGGGCGAGGCCACCTGGGTCCCGTCGCAGGCCGGCAACCGGGTCTTCGACGACCACAAGGGCGTCTACTGGTTCGCCGAGAACCCGCGCGCCGGTGTCCAGGTAACTGACACCAACACCCAGATCCGCGTCGTCAAGGAGCCGAAGAACGGCCAGACCATCACGGTCCAGGTCGGCCCCTCGGTGAAGTAA